The following are from one region of the Nicotiana tabacum cultivar K326 chromosome 3, ASM71507v2, whole genome shotgun sequence genome:
- the LOC142176424 gene encoding uncharacterized protein LOC142176424: protein MSRGYDDVHGIFGFGDRNGGGTSLLDFARAFDLVIGNSSFPKKREQLVTFRSSMAEAQLEYLLYKKSDKGLCMDFKVIPSENLSTLHKLPVMDLKIMRKRAMYSQYRIKWGALTKAKAQELWFKLVTIGA, encoded by the coding sequence ATGTCTAGGGGGTATGATGATGTGCATGGTATCTTTGGTTTTGGAGATAGAAACGGAGGAGGAACATCTCTACTAGACTTTGCTAGagcatttgatttggtgataggAAACTCTAGTTTCCCCAAGAAGAGGGAGCAATTGGTCACCTTCCGGAGTTCAATGGCCGAGGCTCAACTTGAATATTTACTCTACAAGAAGTCCGATAAAGGTCTTTGCATGGATTTCAAGGtcatcccgagtgagaacctctCGACCCTTCATAAGCTCCCCGTCATGGACCTTAAGATCATGAGGAAGAGGGCGATGTATAGCCAATATAGgatcaagtggggagccttgacgAAAGCTAAAGCGCAGGAGTTGTGGTTCAAGTTGGTGACTATAGGGGCTTAG